A genomic region of Prosthecobacter algae contains the following coding sequences:
- a CDS encoding DUF3482 domain-containing protein: MPPPSGITPPASDIVTLSLISHTNAGKTTLARTLLRRDVGEVRDAAHVTLFNESYTLLEEDARLLRLWDTPGFGDSARLLKRLQRERNPVLWFLSQSWDRLTDKPLWCSQQALKNVRDEADVVLYLVNATEPPEVAAYITPEMEILGWTGKPVLVLLNQTGPLESKETDEAEMAAWREHLKSYTFVRDVLRMDAFARCWVQEDRLMDSLAPLLAERKADAFKHLKRAWHQRNVDVFRQSCRVLSELLTAAVLDGVAVRNETLLERVGIGRSDLNKEYQEAREKLATQLADRITAATNSLIRLHGLEGESARALGALAKDQFHTPQPVPEAIWSVVGSVAGGAMGGLIADLKMGGMTFGGGALLGGLAAGLGAYALIKSYNLVRGGDHRLHWSREHFREQVRLAMLTYLAVAHFGRGRGEWQECVEPAHWNQIVEQVLDEHGDGVDRLWKEGVEKGAMPDALSKSALPLVNDCLSCTLTRLYPDVMFDA, from the coding sequence ATGCCACCCCCGTCAGGCATCACTCCGCCAGCCTCGGACATCGTCACCCTCAGTCTCATCTCGCATACAAATGCGGGCAAGACCACGCTCGCCCGTACGCTCCTGCGCCGGGACGTGGGGGAGGTGCGGGATGCCGCGCATGTGACGCTCTTTAATGAGTCCTACACTTTGTTAGAAGAGGACGCGCGGCTGCTGCGGCTGTGGGACACACCCGGCTTTGGCGACAGCGCACGCTTATTAAAGAGACTGCAACGCGAGCGCAATCCTGTGCTGTGGTTCCTTTCCCAATCCTGGGACCGCCTTACCGACAAGCCTCTCTGGTGCAGCCAGCAGGCGCTGAAGAATGTGCGCGATGAGGCCGATGTGGTCCTCTATCTGGTGAATGCCACTGAGCCGCCTGAAGTCGCCGCCTACATTACGCCTGAGATGGAAATCCTGGGCTGGACCGGCAAACCGGTGCTGGTGCTGCTGAACCAGACCGGGCCTCTGGAATCGAAAGAAACCGATGAGGCTGAGATGGCGGCGTGGCGCGAACATCTCAAGAGCTACACTTTTGTCCGCGATGTGCTGCGCATGGATGCCTTTGCCCGCTGCTGGGTGCAGGAAGATCGGCTCATGGATTCTCTCGCACCGTTGCTCGCGGAACGGAAGGCGGATGCCTTCAAGCACCTGAAGCGTGCCTGGCATCAGCGCAATGTGGATGTCTTTCGCCAGTCTTGCCGCGTGTTATCCGAGTTGCTCACCGCGGCAGTGCTGGATGGCGTGGCAGTGCGCAATGAAACCTTGCTGGAGCGGGTAGGCATTGGCCGTTCCGATCTGAACAAAGAATACCAGGAGGCCCGTGAAAAGCTGGCCACCCAATTGGCCGACCGAATCACCGCAGCGACGAACTCCCTCATCCGTCTGCATGGGCTGGAAGGAGAGTCGGCACGTGCGCTCGGGGCACTGGCCAAAGATCAGTTTCACACACCGCAGCCGGTGCCAGAAGCCATCTGGAGCGTGGTGGGCAGCGTGGCGGGCGGGGCCATGGGTGGTCTCATTGCAGACTTGAAGATGGGCGGCATGACCTTTGGTGGCGGGGCTTTGCTCGGCGGTCTCGCCGCCGGGCTTGGTGCTTATGCCTTGATCAAGAGTTACAACCTCGTGCGTGGTGGTGATCATCGTCTGCACTGGTCACGTGAGCACTTCCGCGAGCAGGTGCGTTTGGCGATGCTCACTTATCTTGCCGTGGCTCACTTTGGCCGTGGCCGTGGTGAATGGCAGGAGTGTGTGGAGCCTGCGCATTGGAATCAGATCGTCGAGCAAGTGCTCGATGAACACGGCGATGGTGTGGACCGTTTATGGAAAGAAGGTGTGGAGAAAGGGGCGATGCCCGATGCTCTTTCGAAGTCCGCCTTGCCGCTGGTCAACGACTGCCTCTCATGCACGCTCACACGCTTGTATCCTGATGTGATGTTTGATGCATGA
- a CDS encoding PQQ-binding-like beta-propeller repeat protein: MVIPRIHRTASWSALAASLLTFSLQANDWSNWRGPLQNGVSLEHYTGAGKLPDSAAWTYDARSRGTPVIVDGKVILWGYRGETSDLIELLTVLDAKTGKKLWEVEIADYLSDSIYNRYSIGAPTVDPETKRIYLVSNAGVFVCYEMDGKKVFEIPLMEDFGRMTFPNARVGSPVIEGDLVITHFIFSNWGADGPAADRAYAFDKKTGELVWWALPGVSPPVDSSFSTPVLETRDGKRVMYYTTGCGHIVCVNARSGKAYWKMPICKNGVNASVVLHKGNKLIAIHGDENIDSSEKGRMVAIKLPETLTAPTTPEGTVLTGAELWRLPLGATSSSPVVVGDMLYQLTDGGELYCINIETGKELWKKKLSNANLHSSAVYADGLLYCPMMEGKLVVVKPGETDAEIVQEIKLEGQCLGAPSICDGVVYVTTTEKLYSFPIPNSGIKVDAAPVVEIPKAGKPAALQIIPAEVVIMNGSKQAFRIRSVDANGFVVSEDVKGVKWESFIPPTAKVKASMDAKFNDAGELVVAANAKESAGAFKATAADGTFGTIRGRALKNLPLTEDFEGYNLDQDQPSEGVKFSYPPLPWIGARFKFDVRELEGNKVFAKTFDRLLFQRGTVFVAPSHLSNYTMQADVRTEGSARLKSDIGFINQRYLICLRGNANKLEVSSNPERLKVEGNFKVSANTWYTLKTRVDVNPDGSGVVRGKVWEKGQPEPEAWTVEAKVAKAHTQGSPGIFGFSQMNQKRVFLDNLSITPNK, translated from the coding sequence ATGGTTATCCCCCGCATTCACCGCACTGCCTCGTGGTCCGCACTCGCTGCGTCCCTGCTGACTTTCTCGCTCCAGGCCAATGATTGGTCCAACTGGCGCGGCCCCCTCCAAAACGGCGTGAGCCTGGAGCACTACACAGGGGCAGGCAAATTGCCCGATTCTGCCGCCTGGACCTACGATGCCCGCAGCCGTGGCACGCCAGTGATCGTGGACGGAAAGGTGATTCTTTGGGGTTATCGAGGCGAAACGAGTGATTTGATCGAACTTTTGACCGTTTTGGATGCCAAAACTGGCAAAAAGCTCTGGGAAGTGGAAATTGCCGACTACCTCAGCGATTCCATCTACAACCGCTATTCCATCGGCGCTCCGACCGTGGATCCAGAAACGAAGCGTATCTACCTCGTCAGCAATGCCGGCGTGTTTGTCTGCTATGAGATGGATGGCAAGAAGGTGTTCGAAATCCCGCTGATGGAAGATTTCGGGCGGATGACCTTCCCAAATGCTCGTGTGGGCAGCCCAGTGATCGAGGGCGACCTGGTGATCACCCACTTCATTTTCTCCAACTGGGGAGCCGACGGTCCTGCTGCTGACCGCGCCTATGCTTTTGATAAAAAGACGGGCGAGCTCGTCTGGTGGGCGCTTCCTGGCGTCAGCCCGCCGGTGGACAGCTCCTTCTCCACTCCAGTGCTGGAAACCCGCGATGGCAAACGCGTGATGTATTACACCACGGGTTGCGGCCACATCGTCTGCGTGAATGCCCGCAGCGGCAAAGCCTACTGGAAGATGCCCATCTGCAAAAACGGGGTGAATGCCTCCGTCGTGCTGCACAAGGGCAATAAGCTCATCGCCATCCACGGTGACGAGAACATCGATAGCTCTGAGAAGGGACGCATGGTCGCCATCAAGCTGCCTGAAACCCTCACCGCCCCCACGACTCCAGAAGGCACCGTTTTGACGGGTGCCGAACTCTGGCGTCTGCCCCTGGGAGCCACCAGCAGCTCCCCCGTGGTGGTTGGCGACATGCTTTATCAGCTCACCGACGGTGGCGAACTCTACTGCATCAATATCGAAACCGGCAAAGAGCTGTGGAAGAAGAAGCTCAGCAATGCGAATCTGCATTCCTCCGCCGTTTATGCCGACGGCCTGCTGTATTGCCCCATGATGGAAGGCAAGCTGGTGGTGGTGAAACCTGGCGAGACCGATGCGGAAATCGTCCAGGAGATCAAACTCGAGGGCCAGTGCCTGGGTGCCCCCTCCATTTGTGATGGCGTGGTGTATGTCACCACGACCGAAAAGCTTTACAGCTTCCCGATTCCCAACAGCGGCATCAAGGTGGATGCGGCCCCCGTGGTGGAAATCCCGAAAGCTGGCAAGCCTGCCGCCTTGCAGATCATCCCGGCTGAAGTCGTCATCATGAACGGCAGCAAGCAGGCCTTCCGCATCCGCAGCGTGGATGCCAATGGTTTTGTCGTCAGCGAAGACGTCAAAGGCGTGAAGTGGGAATCCTTCATCCCGCCGACAGCCAAGGTGAAAGCCTCCATGGACGCGAAGTTCAACGATGCGGGTGAATTGGTGGTGGCTGCTAATGCCAAAGAAAGCGCCGGTGCCTTTAAGGCCACTGCTGCCGACGGCACCTTCGGAACCATCCGTGGTCGTGCGCTGAAGAACCTGCCTCTGACGGAAGATTTTGAAGGCTACAACCTGGATCAGGATCAGCCTTCTGAGGGCGTGAAGTTCTCCTACCCGCCGCTGCCGTGGATCGGTGCGCGCTTCAAGTTCGACGTGCGCGAGCTCGAAGGAAACAAGGTGTTCGCCAAGACTTTTGACCGTCTGCTTTTTCAGCGTGGCACAGTCTTCGTTGCTCCGTCCCACCTGTCCAATTACACCATGCAGGCCGATGTGCGCACCGAGGGCAGCGCCCGTCTGAAATCTGACATCGGTTTCATCAACCAGCGCTACCTCATTTGCCTGCGCGGCAATGCTAACAAGCTGGAAGTCAGCTCGAACCCCGAGCGTCTGAAGGTCGAAGGCAATTTCAAGGTCTCCGCCAACACCTGGTATACCCTGAAGACCCGTGTGGATGTGAACCCCGACGGCAGTGGCGTGGTGCGTGGCAAGGTGTGGGAAAAAGGCCAGCCTGAGCCTGAAGCCTGGACCGTGGAGGCCAAGGTGGCCAAAGCCCACACCCAGGGTAGCCCCGGCATCTTTGGTTTCAGCCAGATGAATCAGAAGCGTGTGTTTCTGGACAATCTGAGCATCACTCCGAACAAGTAA
- a CDS encoding PQQ-binding-like beta-propeller repeat protein — protein MKLKSTLLLALFSASALQAADWSEWGGGKSRNMVSEEKGLPLEFEPGKKYGPKAAPKIAGRLRPNAEEANKGPGAEDVDMSTTKNCLWVAKLGSQTYGTPIIADGKVYVGTNNETPRDPKNIGDRGIVMCFEEKTGKFLWQLVSPKMGSGKVNDWEYLGICASPTIVGNRAYVPGNRCQIICLDVEGMANGNDGMKDEAQFMAVPDKDGKLTPVEPGPQDADIIWVYDMYKELGVFQHNATAGYPLIIGDKLFAPTCNGVDWTHTNIPSPQSPSFIMLNANDGTLMGEMDHVASERVLHCSWSSPTYTEVNGKPQIVFAAGDGWVYSMAPETEKKDDFDILKEYWRYDANPPEYRKNDAGEPIKYVEYDGPSEIIGTPVVYDGLVYVAIGQDPEHGEGVGMLSCIDPKGTGDLSGKAVWTFKGIERSISTCAVKDGLVYIADYTGRLFCLDAKTGKEYWKFDTKGHIWASPLVADGKVYIGNEEGELFILAEGKELKELKTIEFPSPLLGGLVAANGCLYVATHTHLYCFKEGGTPVETAGAE, from the coding sequence ATGAAGCTAAAATCCACCCTCCTCCTGGCGCTGTTCAGCGCTTCTGCCCTTCAGGCTGCCGACTGGTCCGAATGGGGCGGCGGCAAGAGCCGCAACATGGTGTCCGAAGAAAAAGGACTGCCGCTGGAATTCGAACCTGGGAAAAAGTACGGTCCCAAGGCCGCACCAAAGATCGCGGGTCGTCTGCGTCCGAATGCTGAAGAGGCCAACAAAGGCCCCGGCGCTGAAGATGTGGACATGAGCACCACCAAGAACTGCCTCTGGGTGGCCAAGCTGGGTTCCCAGACCTACGGCACGCCCATCATTGCCGATGGCAAAGTCTACGTAGGCACCAACAACGAAACCCCGCGCGACCCGAAAAACATCGGTGACCGTGGCATCGTGATGTGCTTTGAAGAGAAGACTGGCAAGTTTCTCTGGCAGCTCGTTTCCCCTAAAATGGGCAGCGGCAAGGTTAATGACTGGGAGTACCTGGGCATCTGCGCCAGCCCGACCATCGTTGGCAACCGCGCTTATGTTCCTGGCAACCGCTGCCAGATCATCTGCCTGGATGTCGAAGGCATGGCCAACGGCAACGATGGCATGAAGGACGAGGCCCAGTTCATGGCAGTGCCAGACAAGGATGGCAAGCTGACCCCGGTGGAACCCGGCCCGCAGGATGCAGACATCATTTGGGTCTATGACATGTACAAGGAACTCGGCGTCTTCCAGCACAATGCCACGGCTGGTTATCCGCTGATCATTGGTGATAAGCTCTTTGCTCCGACCTGCAACGGCGTGGACTGGACGCACACCAACATTCCATCCCCACAGTCTCCCAGCTTCATCATGCTGAATGCCAACGATGGCACGCTCATGGGTGAAATGGACCATGTGGCCAGCGAGCGCGTGCTTCATTGCTCCTGGTCCAGCCCGACCTACACGGAGGTCAATGGCAAGCCGCAGATCGTCTTCGCCGCCGGCGATGGCTGGGTTTACTCCATGGCCCCGGAGACCGAGAAGAAGGACGACTTCGACATCCTCAAGGAATACTGGCGCTATGACGCGAACCCGCCTGAGTATCGCAAAAACGATGCGGGTGAGCCGATCAAGTATGTGGAATACGACGGCCCGAGCGAGATCATCGGCACCCCTGTGGTGTATGACGGCCTCGTTTACGTTGCCATCGGCCAGGACCCTGAGCACGGTGAAGGCGTGGGCATGCTGAGCTGCATTGACCCCAAAGGCACGGGCGATCTTTCCGGTAAAGCTGTCTGGACCTTCAAAGGGATCGAGCGCTCCATCTCCACTTGCGCCGTCAAAGATGGCCTGGTTTACATCGCCGACTACACTGGCCGCCTGTTCTGCCTCGATGCCAAAACCGGCAAGGAATACTGGAAGTTCGACACCAAGGGCCACATCTGGGCCAGCCCGCTCGTCGCGGATGGCAAGGTGTACATTGGCAACGAAGAAGGCGAACTGTTCATCCTGGCCGAAGGCAAGGAGCTCAAGGAACTGAAGACCATCGAATTCCCATCCCCTCTGCTGGGCGGTCTGGTCGCTGCCAACGGCTGCCTCTACGTCGCCACCCACACCCACCTGTATTGCTTCAAAGAAGGCGGTACCCCGGTGGAAACGGCCGGCGCTGAATAA
- a CDS encoding metallophosphoesterase family protein encodes MAIPVIGSPAAALAASSPTSFEFVFLTDPHIQPELGAVEGVKQCFAKVNELKPAFVVTGGDLIMDALAVGETRVHLQWDLWDEVMKTLQPQAYHTIGNHDVCGWSRKAVLKKDHADYGKKLFADRYGKGRTYRSFDHGGWHFILLDSIALGEDGGYKGWIDDDQLAWLQDDLEKVGRQTPIILVSHIPFYSVWHQVIQGPEVTLGPGALVGNVREFRKLLAGYNLRLVLSGHGHISERIQFDKVTYLQGGAVSGMWWKGPVHGNPEGFVHITCHQDGRFEDRYISYDWAPRK; translated from the coding sequence ATGGCTATTCCTGTGATCGGCTCTCCTGCCGCCGCTCTGGCTGCATCATCCCCGACATCCTTCGAGTTTGTTTTTCTCACGGACCCTCATATCCAGCCAGAGCTTGGTGCGGTGGAAGGAGTGAAGCAGTGCTTCGCGAAAGTGAATGAACTGAAACCTGCCTTTGTCGTCACTGGGGGCGATTTGATCATGGATGCCCTGGCCGTGGGTGAAACGCGAGTTCATCTGCAGTGGGACTTATGGGATGAAGTCATGAAGACATTGCAGCCGCAGGCTTACCACACGATTGGCAACCACGATGTCTGCGGTTGGTCCCGCAAGGCGGTGCTCAAAAAAGACCATGCTGACTATGGCAAGAAGCTCTTTGCAGACCGATATGGAAAGGGCAGGACATACCGCAGCTTTGACCATGGCGGCTGGCACTTCATCCTGCTCGATAGCATCGCTTTGGGGGAGGATGGTGGCTACAAAGGCTGGATTGATGATGATCAACTAGCCTGGTTGCAGGATGATCTGGAAAAGGTAGGACGGCAGACTCCCATCATTCTGGTCAGTCATATTCCTTTCTACAGTGTCTGGCATCAGGTGATCCAGGGGCCAGAGGTCACTCTAGGCCCGGGGGCTTTGGTCGGAAACGTGCGCGAGTTTCGGAAATTACTGGCTGGTTACAACCTGCGGCTTGTGCTCAGCGGTCACGGTCATATCTCCGAACGTATTCAGTTCGACAAGGTGACTTATCTGCAAGGTGGCGCGGTTAGCGGCATGTGGTGGAAGGGGCCAGTTCACGGCAACCCCGAAGGCTTTGTCCACATCACTTGCCATCAGGATGGGCGTTTTGAGGATCGTTACATAAGTTACGATTGGGCACCTCGTAAATGA
- a CDS encoding DUF1552 domain-containing protein: MNSASFTTKRHLSRRTVLRGLGISLGLPVLESMTPAFAAVPEARQAKRFVGISLALGLHNPHLVPETAGRDYKPSQYLQSLQDIRQDFTVISGSSHPGVSGGHTAEGSIFSACPNQRGATSRNTISLDQLMAKHLGHETRFPSLVLNTNSQSSPAYTENGAMIPAENNAMKLFAKLFVNDNAAEQERQTELIRRGRSVMDVVGAEAKTLMREVGAGDRDKLDAWFTSVRDLEQRLVANEEWIRKPKPKVNAKAPTQIPRDNEVAVERIYLDIIHLALATDSTRFVTLHVTGNAVTGLDGVDESYHGLSHHGMNEEKLRQLAIVEQGMINEWGGFLRRLKADSMLDETMVLMTSNLGNASSHDNKNMPVLFAGGGFKHGQHLAFDQKNNYPLPNLYLSTLHRLGLQEEAFATSTGGMDGLA; encoded by the coding sequence ATGAACTCAGCCTCCTTCACCACCAAGCGCCACCTCTCGCGTCGCACCGTCCTGCGTGGCCTCGGCATTTCCCTGGGACTGCCTGTGCTAGAGTCGATGACTCCCGCCTTTGCCGCCGTGCCAGAGGCACGCCAGGCCAAACGTTTCGTCGGCATCAGCCTCGCCCTCGGTTTGCACAATCCCCACCTCGTGCCCGAAACCGCCGGACGTGATTACAAGCCCTCCCAATACCTGCAATCCCTGCAGGACATCCGCCAGGACTTCACCGTCATCTCCGGCTCCTCCCATCCCGGGGTCTCCGGTGGTCACACCGCCGAGGGGAGCATCTTTTCGGCCTGTCCCAACCAGCGCGGAGCCACCTCCCGAAACACCATCTCGCTAGACCAACTGATGGCCAAGCATCTGGGCCACGAGACTCGTTTCCCATCCCTGGTGCTCAACACCAACAGCCAGAGCAGTCCCGCCTACACGGAAAACGGAGCCATGATCCCGGCGGAGAACAACGCGATGAAGCTCTTCGCCAAACTTTTTGTTAACGACAACGCTGCTGAACAAGAGCGGCAGACCGAGCTGATCCGCCGTGGGCGCAGCGTCATGGACGTCGTCGGGGCCGAGGCCAAGACCCTCATGCGTGAAGTCGGTGCCGGGGACCGGGACAAACTAGACGCCTGGTTCACCAGTGTGCGGGACCTGGAGCAGCGCCTTGTCGCCAATGAGGAGTGGATCCGCAAGCCCAAGCCCAAGGTCAATGCCAAGGCTCCCACTCAAATCCCACGCGATAACGAGGTGGCCGTGGAGCGCATCTACCTGGACATCATTCACCTGGCCCTCGCCACGGACTCCACCCGTTTTGTCACCCTGCATGTCACGGGCAATGCGGTCACCGGACTGGATGGCGTGGATGAAAGCTACCACGGCCTCAGCCACCACGGCATGAACGAGGAAAAGCTGCGCCAGCTTGCCATCGTGGAACAGGGCATGATCAACGAATGGGGCGGCTTCCTGCGCCGCTTGAAGGCCGACTCCATGCTGGATGAGACGATGGTCCTCATGACCTCCAACCTGGGCAATGCCTCCAGCCACGACAACAAGAACATGCCCGTGCTTTTCGCCGGAGGCGGTTTCAAACACGGCCAGCATCTCGCCTTCGACCAAAAGAACAACTACCCGCTGCCGAACCTCTACCTCAGCACCCTACACCGCCTCGGCCTGCAGGAGGAAGCCTTCGCCACCAGCACAGGTGGCATGGATGGGCTGGCCTAA